CTCCAGCTCTTCCTGGGCACGCTCGGCATCGGACGCTTCTACGTCGGCTCCGTGGGCGTCGGCGTCGCCCAGCTCCTCACCTGCGGCGGCCTGGGCTTCTGGGCCCTGATCGACGGCATCATCTTCCTCACCAGCAACGACCGCACCGACGGCCAGGGCCGAGTCCTCCGCGGCTGACCCCACAAGGGGGTGCCCTCCCACCCCCCGGCACGCCGAAGGGCCCGCCTCCCCCGAGGGAAGCGGGCCCCACGCGCGTGTACGACGGCCTCCGGCCGGAGCGGGAGATCAGAGGCGCCGGGTGATCAGCGCCCGCTTGACCTCCTGGATCGCCTTCGTGACCTCGATGCCACGGGGACAGGCGTCCGTGCAGTTGAACGTCGTCCGGCAGCGCCAGACGCCGTCCTTGTCGTTCAGGATCTCCAGCCGCTGCTCCCCGGCCTCGTCACGCGAGTCGAAGATGAACCGGTGGGCGTTGACGATCGCGGCCGGCCCGAAGTACTGGCCGTCGTTCCAGAACACCGGGCACGACGACGTGCACGCCGCGCACAGGATGCACTTCGTCGTGTCGTCGAACCGCTCCCGGTCCTCCGCCGTCTGCAGCCGCTCGCGGGTGGGCTCGTTCGTGTCCTTCGTGATCAGGAAGGGCATCACGTCCCGGTACGCCTGGAAGAACGGCTCCATGTCCACGACGAGGTCCTTGAGGACCGCCATGCCCTTGATGGGCTCGACCGTGATCGGCTTCTCGGGGTTGATGTCCTTGATCAGCGTCTTGCAGGCCAGCCGGTTCTTGCCGTTGATCCGCATGGCGTCGGAACCGCAGATGCCGTGCGCGCAGGAGCGGCGGAACGTCAGGGTTCCGTCCACGTCCCACTTGATCTTGTGGAGGGCGTCCAGGACCCGCTCCTTGG
The DNA window shown above is from Streptomyces sp. NBC_00670 and carries:
- a CDS encoding TM2 domain-containing protein, with product MTVPAPDAPYGFDPQGRPYSDKSKIVAGILQLFLGTLGIGRFYVGSVGVGVAQLLTCGGLGFWALIDGIIFLTSNDRTDGQGRVLRG
- a CDS encoding succinate dehydrogenase iron-sulfur subunit is translated as MATPTLDKADAAGTPEPGFADSPYITVTLRVRRFNPEVAAEATWQDFQLEMDPKERVLDALHKIKWDVDGTLTFRRSCAHGICGSDAMRINGKNRLACKTLIKDINPEKPITVEPIKGMAVLKDLVVDMEPFFQAYRDVMPFLITKDTNEPTRERLQTAEDRERFDDTTKCILCAACTSSCPVFWNDGQYFGPAAIVNAHRFIFDSRDEAGEQRLEILNDKDGVWRCRTTFNCTDACPRGIEVTKAIQEVKRALITRRL